A region of the Kribbella sp. NBC_01245 genome:
GCCGTTGGTGCTCGCGAAGGTCGAGTACTTCAACCCCGGCGGCTCGGTGAAGGACCGGATCGCGGTCCGGATGATCGAGGCCGCGGAGGCCTCCGGCGAGCTCAAGCCCGGTGGCACGATCGTCGAGCCCACCTCCGGCAACACCGGTGTCGGCCTCGCGATGGTCGCCCAGGCGAAGGGCTACAAGTGCGTCTTCGTCTGCCCGGACAAGGTCAGCGAGGACAAGCGCAACGTGCTCAAGGCGTACGGCGCGGAGGTCGTCGTCTGCCCGACCGCGGTCGCGCCCGAGCACCCCGATTCGTACTACAACGTCTCCGACCGGCTGGTCCGCGAGATCGAGGGCGCCTGGAAGCCCAACCAGTACGCGAACGAGAACAACCCGCGCTCGCACTACGAGACCACCGGTCCGGAGTTGTGGGAGCAGACCCAGGGCAAGATCACGCACTTCGTCGCGGGTGTCGGCACCGGCGGCACGATCAGCGGCACCGGGCGGTACCTCAAGGAGGTGTCCGACGGTCGCGTTCAGATCATCGGCGCGGACCCGGAGGGCTCGGTCTACTCCGGCGGCACCGGCCGGCCGTACCTGGTCGAGGGTGTCGGCGAGGACTTCTGGCCCGAGACGTACGACAAGACCATCTGCGACCGGATCATCGAGGTCTCCGACGCGGAGTCGTTCGCGGTGACGCGGCGGCTGGCCCGCGAGGAGGCCATGCTGGTCGGCGGTTCGGCCGGAATGGCGGCCGCGGCGGCGATCCGGCTGGCCAAGGAGCTGGACGATCCCGACGCGGTGATCGTGGTGCTGCTGCCCGACGGCGGCCGGGGCTACCTGACGAAG
Encoded here:
- a CDS encoding cystathionine beta-synthase; this translates as MQYVNSLLDLVGNTPLVRLSKTTDGAKPLVLAKVEYFNPGGSVKDRIAVRMIEAAEASGELKPGGTIVEPTSGNTGVGLAMVAQAKGYKCVFVCPDKVSEDKRNVLKAYGAEVVVCPTAVAPEHPDSYYNVSDRLVREIEGAWKPNQYANENNPRSHYETTGPELWEQTQGKITHFVAGVGTGGTISGTGRYLKEVSDGRVQIIGADPEGSVYSGGTGRPYLVEGVGEDFWPETYDKTICDRIIEVSDAESFAVTRRLAREEAMLVGGSAGMAAAAAIRLAKELDDPDAVIVVLLPDGGRGYLTKVFNDEWLSQYGFLAHARQGATLGEVLAGKDGGMPQLVHTHPHETIAEAVEILREYGVSQMPVVRAEPPIMAAEVAGSVSARTLMDALYSGHARLADMVEQHMDPALPSLGAGEPVTKAVELLENADALMVLDDGKPVGVVTRQDLLGHLAT